Part of the Alosa alosa isolate M-15738 ecotype Scorff River chromosome 18, AALO_Geno_1.1, whole genome shotgun sequence genome is shown below.
TCCCGGTTCCCCATGACTGCATCCATCCTCGACATAATGGTCATCACAGTACATTCCAGTTGAACAACCTGTCTGACCAACCTAGTATAGAAGAGTGACATATAGAATACCTATGATATATTACATATACCTTACAAGTTCACAGGCCATAATTTAAATGACAAGCAAAGTGTCCTGTACATGAAATAAAGCTACTGTGAGCATTTTGGGCTCATGTATATAATTAGCAAGTAGCCTTTGCCTAGTTTTTAAATAAGATTTAGTAAGACTTTTGACTTGCCtgtcatttaaattagggcccataTGTTAGATGCATATCTTTCTAGAAAATACCACATTTAACATTTTGGGAAAAACAAAGCAATTAACATGAGACCATGGCTAACATTTGATATGGTATTGTCAGCTAGTTGCGAGCTCATTAGAGAGGGGACTGTCCATATCTTTGGTGCTTTGGTAGCTtcaatgtatatatgtatatttatatatatagatataaatgtTGTGAGCTGTTCATACATTTGAAAGTCTTCTTGAGAAACAGCTGAACTGCGGTGTTCAGCATTCTTATGAGGGCTGTTGTTGGTACTCAAGTTTTCCCCAAGGTTGTTAAGCTCTTCACTCAGTGCATCCTAAGACAAACAACAATACAAtggatttaaataaatatacaatTAATACATATCTGTTTGAAACATATTACCTATGGCAAACATCAAAGTTTTCTATAATAGAATGGAGCACTCAGTATATTTATCATGCAAACCCACCCTCTTCTCTTCCAGTTCACGCTTCATCCTCTCTTGTTCATCTTTGTCTAAAATATTGTTTCCATCTTTGTCAAACCTTGCAAAAGCTGCTGAAATCTCATTGTCTGCATGACCCATCCTGAGCAAGGAACACAGGAGTTTGACTCAGAAACTCACAACAGAACAAAAGTAGCATTTGAGGAATACTATAACATAATTAGAAATGTGTTAGGTGACTTACTCCTTCAGGGTCTCTCTGAAATCTTTAAACTCCAGTTCCTCAGATCCAGACCGCAGGGCCTTTTGAACATCAGAGATTCTCTCCTTCTTGAGTTTCAGCTTCATGAATGTCTTCTCGTAGCTCTGAAATTGCATGTATACGTCAATATGAGTGATTTGATTAAACACTGAGCCATGATATTGACATTACTAAAGACTCAGACCAGGGCCACTGCATGGAGAGTGGACGATCCATCTACATATGTCACCTGTTTAATGATGTCAGTAATCTGGAGCTCATCCTTCTGGGATGCTAACTCCTCCTTCACTTCTGAATAGGTGTCATTGATAATAGCAAGGAACATGTTCTTGGAGATGAAAGGACAGAATTGTTAATTACAGATCAGTCGTAAGGATGGTCCCTCAAAAAGATCTTATTGGAACTTATTGGAGACTTACAAGCAGCACAAAGAAGACAAAGAATACATAGGTGAAGAAATATATTGGCCCAAGGACACGGTTGGCTCTTTCAATAGCATCATAGTCAAAGTCCCCAAGAATTATTCTGAACTGAGTAAATCTGAGGACACAGTAACATAGCAAAGTCAAATtgaattgttttctttttaaatggcGTTATACATTTCTATATACACAATCATACAAGTGCAGTGATTTTGAAAGCTTTCATTTATCTGCACAGGAGCAGTAGAACcttagtcattttaatatgttaacCAATTAGTGTATCACCTTCCTTACATGCATTTATTAAATGTGCTGAAGGATTCGACCTCTGTTCCAAAAAGCAAATATCCGAGCTGGGCATAGGCGAAGAAGACAATGAAGAACATGATGGCAAAGCCCAGGATGTCCGCAGCACAGCGGGCGAGAGTGGACGAcagctgggtcatggttttgTTAAAGCTGATATACTTGAAAATCTTAAAAGTATTCAGGTAGAATAGATAATCAGTAAGTGTTTAATATGAAGTGGAGAGCTGGAAAAACTGGATAATATAAATGACAATAAGGTGCAGGTTATTACTTCAGGAATGTAATTATGTCAAATGTATTTATCTACCTTGATCCAGGCAAAGAACAAATTGACAGCATTCATATTGTTGTATTGTGTTTGCCAAAATGACAAAAATTCGAAATCCGCATAAATATCAGGCTCTTCCAAAAGTTTCCCAAGTAATTTGTCCACCTTGACAGTTCGGAAAACATTGAAGACAATAGCAACAAGAGCAAGCTGTGGAGGATAGAAGCCAATTTCAGTTCAGGTAAaatttcagaattgattgtcAGATTTACTTATTTAGACTAATGTTGTGTGGGATAACATAGTGCTTTCATATTCTCACCAGGATGACCACAACATCCAGAATGTTCCAGATGCTGCTGAAGTAAGAAAGCTTGTGGATGCGGAGCTCCAGAATCTCCTCCACGATGTAGTAGAGGATGAATAGACAGAATATCATCTCACAGCCAATGATAAAGTAGTCCCAGGTATTTATGTAGCGAATTAGCTTCACTGTCCTGATCTGGTAGGATGGTATTGCCCCTCCAGTGGCTGGAAACTCGACCAGGAGTCTGTCAATAAGATGGAGATACATTAAATACTGATCTTGTCTGTGACCGTGCTGAAATATTAAATCTCAGGCACTAATAGCATGGTGTGGTACAGTACCTGAGTATAATGTTAATGAAACATCATCAATTACTACAAACTACTTCATGTTATCCTGCCTGTGGGTTGCTGAGGCTAAAACCTCAGAACCTTTTACCGTTTACTTGAGTACAAATATGCCTCAGGtcatacacacagtcatcatTCAAGCCTCATGTACCTGATGACACAGAACAGGTTAATGTTGGCATTGTATGTTGAGAAGTCGATGAAGACGGCTCTAGTTCCTCGGTTTAGCCACAGGTTGGCCTTCATTGCCTCCAAAAGCTCCTCGCTTTCTTGTTTGGTTTTGCCCAAGTCCTGGTAGTAGCCTGCCCCACTGTAGGTTGTCAGCATGCCCCAGTGATTGGAGCCTTTAATCGAATTCTCTGTGTGGTACTGCCATCTGTGAATGACATGTAGCAGGAAACATAATAGTGTTACTAGGGTTACTGTGGATTACTGTGACAAAGTCACAAGACGTATGTGTGAAGGAAGTGAACAGGTGAGAACTGGACTCACGCTGTCCCATTGATGAGGCCAAACACTTGTTCATCCTCCTTCTTATCGCTGTAGACATCAAAACAGTCGACGATTTCATTCTGGAAGTCCTTGTGGACCTTGCAGGAGTTGTTTTTCACCTTCAGCTGCCTCATGCGAGGGACGCCCAGCAGCATGTTCTCGTAGTAGATGAAAGACTGGGAGCTGTAGTTGAGCGGCTGGTCGTTGTACCATTTGGTCCAGTAAAGGCCATTCACCAATGGCCCCTGTGCATACTGATGTCATAAAAAGGAAAGACAGGTAGCGTGCTGAGAGACGGTGCATTAATGGAGTCATTGTGTCACGTTTAAAAGAGTGCTTAGGGTGGGCCATAACGACAACCTCAATCTCACTGATATTTGTTTGATCAATGGACTTTATTAAACACAACTGTTTGCAGAGCACATAGGTGGATGTGCAGTTTCCATGCTCTTTGAGTAAGAGCTCAAGTTGTGTTTGAAGGTAGttatggatgtttttttttttttagattatgTCAGTTTTTTGGTGATGTGCCCTTATCTTACCGTCCAGAAATCTGCCATGCTGCCAATGGACTGAAACGTCACCCCACTGTCACCCGCAGTGTTGACAAATAAATCCGTCATGACTTTGGTGTAGTAGTAAGTGCTGGAGCTGGTCATTCCATACGTCACTGCAAGGCAAGAGAACATCACCGCTCATAAAAAATGCCGTTTGGAGCCTCTATCAAGCGTTATTCATGTCAGGTCATTCTGTGTCCAGCGATAAGGGCCTGGACAGACAGCTGAAGGACCTCTGATACAATAGGACATGTTCTGCCGTGGCCTTATAAAAGCTCTCCAGCCTGGATTAGTGGTAGTAATTTGTTTGAAGAGTGAGGAAGGGAGAACACTGGTGTATGGAAATAGCCCCCTTTTAACAATGTCAATCCAGTTGAGACAAAGCTAGAATGGCCAATCTAGGGCTCTTATCAGTGAAAGGCAGCAGAGTAGAATGGGTATTCCTTTCAAGCTTAATGTCCTGCTAGACAATGACATGGCATTTTAGCACGGAGGGTGGGATTATGCATTTCATAATAGGCACCACAACAGACACAAGACACTGATAATAGCTAGTCAAATCAGTCAAAAGAAAATAGGATGTATCCTCTTCACAAGGACATTTCTATTGAGACTTATCAATTAAAGTTTAACTCCCAGATcccactcccctcctccccaccaGTGGATTTCCCACATGCATACTTACATAAGCATATATCCACGAGGAAAACAATGTAGACAAGTAATTCTCTCAAAGTTGTTTTTACGTAGAGTTCACGATTCCCTTTTGTGTCCTCCGTCAATGTAGTCCCCCAAATACCTGACAAATGTAGTGAATGAAGAACAGTGTAAATGAAGATACACACATTTGACAATGTCTGCAATATACATACAGTGACACTGACCATTGGAGTATTGCTTTGATTCATTGTGTCAGTGTTGTTACAGAAAAAATGCATGTATAGGTCAATCACCCAAAGGCTGCGGGgggaatgtgtttttttgtaaaaCCAGAATTACCAGCTATCAGTTATTAGTCAGTGCAAACAAATATCAATACTTCAAACACAATACATTGGATATTTCACAATGTGCTCCTGTCGCTTGGCACATATCCAGCAAAATACAGACATAAATGCTTATTTGATTTCTGCGCACTTTAAAGCAATTTGGGCAACTATTACATGTAAAACAAGTGAAAAAACATCCTTAGGATATACATAAGACATACTGAGCTTCACTAGATGGCAACAATACATCAACTGTCACTTGATCAGATAATACTGTATTTTGGGGTTATTTGATATTATTGCCATGTACACAAAGAGTCTGAGTACATCCAAATGAACATAGAATAATGCTGTATTAACAATAAAACAATTACACACAAGAAGTTTAGCCCAACGGCCCTTACCTTTTATTCCCCTCCACAGACAGGAGCAGCAGCCAGAGTTCTTCTTGCTCTTGGCCGGCTGATGCTGGACCTTGGCCTCGGCCGAGGGGTACGGGTTGGAGCCAGGGATGCCCAGCGTGCACATGCTGTCCATGGAGCTGTGGAAGAGGCTCTGCGGTGTGTACACGGTGCTGACCGCCCGCGGGATCGACGGGGTCGAACCACTGTAGGCCTGGTTCACCCAGCCCCCTCCACTGCCCTTCCCCAGGGTGTCCAGCTCGCACTCGGCCGGGCTGCTCAGGTGGCTCTCGGATCGGTTGTTCAGGTACTGCATGCTGGGAGATGCGGTTCCCACAGGGGCGAAGGTCAAGGGGAAGGCTGAGTGCCTGGAGGCTGTTTGACTTTGTGTGTCTGGGGAGAACAGGTGCCGCTGGGCTTTATACTGGAGGTTGAGCTAAGGGAGCACTGGGACGAGCGCATGGCCGACactgacacagagagggagggatcaGGCTCCTGTCAGAGCTGCCATAAACAAACAAGGCAGTGCTCCACTGAGGACCAAGACTCTGCTTGGCAACTGCTGATGACACAAGCTTACACTGTGATTTACATTATAGAATTCTACAGTCCTATACATCAGAAGAGTTATGGCCATCTGTCATCAACAGCTACAAAATGCTGTCATCATAATTGAGAATTTGGGGTTTATATTTTAcatgaatgtttgatttattcTTTTAGTAATAAAATGCTGCTCCACCAGATTGAAGGACCTACACAATTGTTCAGCTGTTGGTGCTGAATGCATAAATTGCGCTCATTCCATATTTCATAGTTCTTAATCCCTCGGAGTTGACAGCTATTCTTCAGTAATAATTGAAACAATGTGTTGAGCAGTAAGAGGACAGCATGGCTACAGCCTCTAACTGACAAATGTTCATTACTTGTTGATAAGCTCTTTCATATATCGGGGCTGGAGCGTTCTGATGTCCAATGCAATATATATGAGCTGAGGGCTTGTTTCATTAACAGTCATATCATTGGACCAAGACTATATTAACATATGAACAGCCACCTGTCAGAAAGCATACATTAAGAGGGCAAACAATCAACTGAGCATGAGCATCAACATGACCATCTGCATAACCTATATCATGCAAACACTCTTTGCATGCAAGCTACATGCAGCTCATCAGAACTCGCTTCAACaagcacatatacatacaaatacTTGCATATTGCTATAcaattttacaaaaaaataaattattattacattggcAACAAAATGTTTTTGCTCATTCACAAATTTCACCTATTTGTTGATGTGAAGTGGCTTGCAATTTCAAATTGAAACCTCCAACCTGACATCAGTGCCAAAATGTGATGCTATCCATTACACCAAGTCCCCCTTGTTGCGGATCAGGAGGACGTTAATGATGGGCTGGAATCAAACTTTTGTGAGTTGTCATAATGAGCGGATGGGTTATAATGGCCGTTGAGCCCGTGGGGGAGCTGCGCTGGACACTCGCCCCAGCTGTATGTACACGCCTTGGGCCCGGCTGTGTCCGCTCACGCCTGGCTGCCTCTCAATGGGCTTTTAATCACGGCCATTGCACGACAAAGCTTTTCATTTCTCTGTCCTATCAAGTGGTCTGCTGGTGGCAGGCACGCAGCAAGCACAACTTGTGCCATTTTTCTTTCGCTGATGAAAATTAGATTTTCATCAGTCTTCTCTTGACTGCACCTCCTTTTagactgatggagtgatgatGTCAGCTGACTGTTTGCAACAGTGTTTTGCTTGgctgtgtgtcatttgattgttttgttttgaatgtcGTCAAAGACAtttctgattttttcagacgaattttccatttttaaaatagataaatatattgtttatatatatatatatatatatatatatgaatatattattTTGCTAAATGCACAATATCTTTGTAAACAGTTTTTGGTTAAAACCATTTCAATTCACAAGACATTGTAATATACATACATTCAAATATCTCTGTAATAAACTATaatgtatttatctattttgatatattattacatattgTATTATTTATTGCTGAATGATAACTGATGGTCATAGTCAAACTGCATTATACCCATGGTACACACTTCAGACCAAACTGTCAAACACCGACTGTCCTGAGTAGAATGTGATGTCCTCGATACGACAAAGTAACATGGGGATTATGAGATGATGAAAACCCATTTTGATCTACTTAATTTACTTAATTATTATACTTTAGTAAATCCTTGTTGCAGACATATAGACAATATATTGCATTGTATACGGTTCTGACAAATCTCAGTTCCTCTTAAAGAAAGAATATTCTCTGAAGCAACACCTTGCACCAGAGGATGGTACTGACGTCACTTGGGCTGCTTTAAAAGTGCTGTGTACACCCATTACATCCCCTTATCTCTGCACACAGAATGCTCAGATCAAAAGCCAGAGCTTGAGGCTTTGTTTGCTGAATGAGAACCACAGTTCTCCCAACAGGTTCATGTCTGGAAGAGTATTCATGCTGTTGGTCATTGTAATAAATACATCAGAATGTTTATGCTGCTCGGATGATTGATTCCTCTAATTTGTAtgtgtaactagatgtaccgcagagcggtacaaaatataaccgccgcccagtccagcatattttttccacaaaaagaaatcacgctgaaaggcctatatgattctaactgtctcaataaattgcattatccacactcaattctcactggtatctgctagacaacaagtaccaaaacatgattagttcatagatttcacatgtaaaattcattttatacaaccccacctccatcttgcctgtttataattctgagaaattcttgattgtttgtgttatgtttatgtgtgtgtgtgtgtgtgtgtgtgtgtgtgtgtgtgtgcgtgcgtgtgtgtatgcgtgcgtgcttgtgtttgtgcctgtgacattactgtgaatgtatgtgtgtgtgtgtgtgtatctgtttgtgcacatgtgtgcacatgaaatgggttaacatgacccctggaggcaaacatacggaaaaaaatggtcatcctaggccctacagttctcaagatattcacagagaactgtgtctgccctaccctcctttcaggggggtccagtccagcgggggctacagatcaaaagaaaaaatgacggttccatgctatccatgtgggaatttacatgcccaccaagtttcgtgtacccgggtctttcagtgtccaggaatccttgttggtgtgcgtcactaaatgtacacataaattattttattgtaaggccccatgaacgaaagtacacaaaacttggcatgcattcgggggggtcataatgatcctacacttttaattttcgtgcagttttgaccttgtcagccagagatattgtgattaaaaacaccaaatttttgacttttaattttttttaactagggtggctatacatgaaataagtggtaatgggatgggttgacatgccccttaacatacataaaaaagatggacctcctagggccccacggttctcgagatattcacagaaaactgtctccgccacctacaggccagttggtgtttagtaacataaattaatttattgtgtggcccccatgagcgaattccacaaaacttggcgtgcatacagagggtgtcataatgatcatacacttccaatttcgtgcagttttgactatgttaggtcacagataccttcaattacaacacctcattttacttttttgtgtttaactaggtggctatacatgaaatgagtggttatggaaatgggttaacatgaccccttgagatcaacatacaaaaaaaatggtcatcctaaaccccacggtttcaagatattcacagaaaactgtgtctgcctccccctcctttttggggggggtccagtccagcgggggctacagatcaaaacgaaaaatgatggttccatgctatccatgtggggttacatgcccaccaagtttcgtgtaccctggtctttcagtgtcctgggaatcattGTTGgttatgcgtcactaaatgtacacataaattattttattgtaaggcccccatgaacgaaaagtacacaaaacttggcatgcattcggggggtcataatgatcctacacttttaatttcattgcagttttgaccttgtcagccagagatattgtgattaaaaacaccaaatttttgactttttaatttttaactaggtgggctatacatgaaataagtggtaatgggatgggttgacatgccccttaacatacataaaaaagatggacctcctaggccccacggttctcgagatattcacagaaaactgtctccggccacctacaggccagttggtgtttagtaacataaattaatttattgtgtggccccccatgaacggaattccacaaaacttggcgtgcatacagagggtgtcataatgatcatacacttccaatttcgtgcagttttgactatgttaggtcacagataccttcaattacaacacctcatttttacttttttgtgtttaactaggtggcgctatacatgaaatgagtggttatggaatgggttgacatggccccttgagatcaacatacaaaaaaaaatggtcctcctaaaccccacggttttcgagatattcacagaaaactgtgtctgccctaccctccttttggggggtccagtcaagcgggggggttacagatcaaaacgaaaaatgatggttccatgctatccatgtggggttacatgcccaccaagtttcgtgtaccctggtctttcagtgtcctgggactcattgacggaaatttgggcatgcgaaaaaaaaaaaaaaataaaaatctgactaaacctatatgaccgccgcttcgctgcgcggcggtcataataatccaCTGACTGGACTATTGAGGATAAATAAATATAAGACTTGGTGTCTGGAAAGTAAAAGAATACTTATGAGCTGAATTGATTTGACATCCCTGACCCttgcaaaacaaaaatataagaTTATCATGGGATGAATAGAAGACAAGGCACATACTGACCAAGTGTTTTCatacaaaaactcattttatttcaGTAAAAAAGTATACACAACTGTTGAGGGTTAAGATTCCTTAGACCCGTTTCTAACGTATATCCTTTTACATCCTAAATCTTGTACTTCATCCCCATCTGACTCCTACAGTACTGTGCAAATACACTTGTCCTACCATTATTCGTTAGCAAGACATTATGATATACAATAtaatacaaaacaatacaataataatacaaaataaaaacagtgaAGCAAATcttataaagaaaataaacgtCTTAACTGCCAGTTTGGCAAGAGGGAGAAAACAGCAATACATCTCATTGCTTTTACTAAGCAATAAAACACTGTCCATGACTTTAGGGCCCTATTTAGAAGATTTGATACAAAGCAAAAACAAGGTTACAGTGTGTAACAGTCCAATTAAAGCTCATAGATGAATGTTTGTCCACAACACACCGGACATCCTTTCAGATGGTCAATGAGGAGTCATTTTTGACTGTATGTCCTTCACATCCATCATTCTGATAATATGTGCGTGATTTGTTTCTGTTTGTAACAACAAAATAgcaaatttgttcacaataaaTTATTGTACATTAGGCGACCCACAACCCTCTCATTTGGCACTTTGGCATCAAATGAAAAGGTGAAGTTTCAGATCGCTTCTCTGTGAATATCCAGTGCTGAATGACACAAGGGACAGCTCACACCAGGTTCCCCTATGATAGAGATGAATCAAAATCTGACCTTGTCATTATGATGGGACTCCAAAGCCCTCAAAGTGGCAAGGAAACGGCGAGTGCATTGCCTCATTTTCACCAGTAGAGTCATACCTCACACAGCCGTACTGGTAGGCCTCCGCCTGCAGGGAATCGAACTGCAGGTCCAGCCACTGCCTGTGGGGGGTGCTGTTTCTGCTATTGTCCGTCAGGATGCGGTTCAGGGCCATGATGTAGCTGAGGGCCATCTGCAGCGTCTCGTACTTGGACAGCTTCTTGTCTTGGCCCCACTGCGGCACCACTTTGCGCAGACAGTCGAAGGCTGTGTTCAGACCctgcatcctcttcctctcccgaGCGTTTGCCGCCATCCGACGGCGCGATGCACTTTCAAACTTCTCAGGGCTCTTGGTGTCTGACTCTGAACCCGAGTCGGTGCAGCTTTGCCTGCGAGACTTCATTCTGGTGATCTGTTTAACGCTGAAACTCCCAGCTATGAAATTTAAAGAGAGGACCGTTTGCTCCGGTGAGAGGTGTCTGTAATGGGCCACAGCACAAGCAATTGTCTTGACAGAGTTAATCCTTATCCTGAGGCTGCTCAGTGCTGTGTAGTGAGTGCACTTGGTGAGGAGGAGACAAGGATGCTTTTATAGGATGGAGAGGTGAACAGGTGGCAGCAGGTGGGAGCTCCTCCCTCCACAGCAACAACCCctcccagtacacacacacacacacacccacacacaccccattattACTTGCTTTGCAAAATGAAttcatacacccacacatgtcTGGCTACATGAACACACCCATATATGACAGCGACAGCATTTGAGCACCCACTTCTCCTCCCCCATTCaaaacactccacacacacactaaatgaccccccccccccccaaatgtCACACACCCACTCAACCTTACATAACCCTGAGCCAACAGCCTCCTCCTTTTCCCCTAAACTCCTTCCCAAAATATGCTCTAACCTACATGGCTTTCCAATTGGTTGGTCTCAAAGCTTGTAACTAAATGGAAAGATGAGCACATGAAAATACACAACCTGCCATCTGCCCCGTCTAACCTTAACATACTGGGGGTCAATGCTGGGGGTCAATGTTAGGGCTCCATTGCAACATTGGGAACCCATGATTTTCAATTAGAACCCTGGGTTTGCTGATGGCTCGAAACAACTTTCTATGGTGTAGGGCCTCAGTGTTAATCTGTTTTCACTCTTTGTTCAGCTCCACTTACAGTACAACTTGATTAGTTTTTATTAGCCGTCACTTTATGGCCAATCATGCTCCTCACTGATCAAAACAATAGCTATTTTAGTTTTTGTATGATGTTTGGCCTGTAACTGAACTGGACTGCAGATATGGCAGATGTTAAATTGGAAACTCCTTTAATTAATTTGATGTACATATTCATAAGGGGGCAACTGCAACATTATCTGACTGCCATGGATATGAATTATGAAGATGACATCACAACTTGACTGAATCAGTACATGCACTTGCATACATTAATAAATTCATCATTAAgagattttgtattttaaaggtaaaattaattaaaggtaaaattgacaactTTTAATAATGTCTAGTGTGTGTAGCTTGTAGTGAGTGAATCCAAGGTTTGAGTCAAAACTGTATCTGTATTATTTTGTATATAAGCACATGACAAAGGGAAGAAATTGTTCAGTTTTACGGTTACCAGAATAAACACAGTATGTCACTAAATACATCCATCCCCACACCATCTGCTAATTAGCCTTGATTTGCCCTCCATAAACATAAGAGGCTTCAAAAAAATGTAGACAAGAGAAGGAATTAGCCAACAGTCAATTTCTACTTTTTCTATGCATTTTGTATGAGGTTTGTACTTACTTATTTTAGTACTTAATGGAAAGCCATTGCCACATTTAGCATACTTTCTGAAATATGACTCAAATACACCATTTGCAATTCATGACATCATTTCAtatttttggaaaaaaaatatatgtttcatTAAGAAGTGGATAATTTATTAATCTATTCTTAGATTGTTGTTTTACTGAGGGGACCCAGCTTGCCTTACAGGCACTGGTGGTTTGATTATATATGGCTATTGACAAAACATAATATGTGGGATACATTAGTGTTTCTTATGTATAGGGGGGAAGGGGAACATAAACAATTAATAATTGATCTGTCCAGTGGTCTGAGGAAATGGAAGAGACAGAATAATTTAGTGAACTGTCAGTTGTCTCCATCTGTCAGCTGTGAATTCAGCTATCATGAACATAGTTCAGataacacacgcacagacatgcacacacacatacttcaaaAATGTCGATCAAACAGACAGTTTGAGGAGATAAAAAGTtcatgtatataatatgtagtATTAGTGTATATGCATTCAAATATTCTattgcaatgtgatgcaaaacaaatattttgtttaaagaGGGTCCAGTGTAAATGGAGAAtgatttaattcaattcaattgcaAGCTCAAAACAAGCTGTTCTTCAGAGCCATTCAGTGTACTGGGATCAATGCAAATCTAAATATAACTATCCAATAAATCCAATATCATGGCAACTACATCGTTTTCACTGCTGAACATACAATCAACAAATGATCACCCGGAGGACATCATGGTGAGCTGTCTGGTTGTGTTTTTTGCCAAACTAAGTGATTCTGTTGTGCAATTAGGCATATGAATCCACTCCACCAGTTTGGCTCATTGATTAAAGATTTGGGGCTGGAGAGCCAGCTGCTGGGTGTCCTTTTTAAAGGTCCCGTCTCAGACATGTCGCTCTGCTTTGCTTGTTTTTCTGCCCATCATGTGACCAGCTTGTCTGGGGCCACTG
Proteins encoded:
- the pkd2l1 gene encoding polycystic kidney disease 2-like 1 protein isoform X1, which translates into the protein MQYLNNRSESHLSSPAECELDTLGKGSGGGWVNQAYSGSTPSIPRAVSTVYTPQSLFHSSMDSMCTLGIPGSNPYPSAEAKVQHQPAKSKKNSGCCSCLWRGIKGIWGTTLTEDTKGNRELYVKTTLRELLVYIVFLVDICLLTYGMTSSSTYYYTKVMTDLFVNTAGDSGVTFQSIGSMADFWTYAQGPLVNGLYWTKWYNDQPLNYSSQSFIYYENMLLGVPRMRQLKVKNNSCKVHKDFQNEIVDCFDVYSDKKEDEQVFGLINGTAWQYHTENSIKGSNHWGMLTTYSGAGYYQDLGKTKQESEELLEAMKANLWLNRGTRAVFIDFSTYNANINLFCVIRLLVEFPATGGAIPSYQIRTVKLIRYINTWDYFIIGCEMIFCLFILYYIVEEILELRIHKLSYFSSIWNILDVVVILLALVAIVFNVFRTVKVDKLLGKLLEEPDIYADFEFLSFWQTQYNNMNAVNLFFAWIKIFKYISFNKTMTQLSSTLARCAADILGFAIMFFIVFFAYAQLGYLLFGTEVESFSTFNKCIFTQFRIILGDFDYDAIERANRVLGPIYFFTYVFFVFFVLLNMFLAIINDTYSEVKEELASQKDELQITDIIKQSYEKTFMKLKLKKERISDVQKALRSGSEELEFKDFRETLKEMGHADNEISAAFARFDKDGNNILDKDEQERMKRELEEKRDALSEELNNLGENLSTNNSPHKNAEHRSSAVSQEDFQMLVRQVVQLECTVMTIMSRMDAVMGNRELQSTNKGAVGRGRSDSKDERSDGNVLVNVDSPQVLKEGSPLWSLTSTGGNATAGRLYPNMEWLKSPENTNSTRH
- the pkd2l1 gene encoding polycystic kidney disease 2-like 1 protein isoform X4, which translates into the protein MQYLNNRSESHLSSPAECELDTLGKGSGGGWVNQAYSGSTPSIPRAVSTVYTPQSLFHSSMDSMCTLGIPGSNPYPSAEAKVQHQPAKSKKNSGCCSCLWRGIKGIWGTTLTEDTKGNRELYVKTTLRELLVYIVFLVDICLLTYGMTSSSTYYYTKVMTDLFVNTAGDSGVTFQSIGSMADFWTYAQGPLVNGLYWTKWYNDQPLNYSSQSFIYYENMLLGVPRMRQLKVKNNSCKVHKDFQNEIVDCFDVYSDKKEDEQVFGLINGTAWQYHTENSIKGSNHWGMLTTYSGAGYYQDLGKTKQESEELLEAMKANLWLNRGTRAVFIDFSTYNANINLFCVIRLLVEFPATGGAIPSYQIRTVKLIRYINTWDYFIIGCEMIFCLFILYYIVEEILELRIHKLSYFSSIWNILDVVVILLALVAIVFNVFRTVKVDKLLGKLLEEPDIYADFEFLSFWQTQYNNMNAVNLFFAWIKIFKYISFNKTMTQLSSTLARCAADILGFAIMFFIVFFAYAQLGYLLFGTEVESFSTFNKCIFTQFRIILGDFDYDAIERANRVLGPIYFFTYVFFVFFVLLNMFLAIINDTYSEVKEELASQKDELQITDIIKQSYEKTFMKLKLKKERISDVQKALRSGSEELEFKDFRETLKEMGHADNEISAAFARFDKDGNNILDKDEQERMKRELEEKRDALSEELNNLGENLSTNNSPHKNAEHRSSAVSQEDFQMLVRQVVQLECTVMTIMSRMDAVMGNRELQSTNKGAVGRGRSDMGMCW